The following is a genomic window from Lysinibacillus sp. JNUCC-52.
CACGAATAAACTCTTCACGCAACTTTAACCATGTTTCTTCTGGTGTACAAAGCATTTCATACATCGTGCCCGTTTGAGCTGCAATTAATTGTGTGAATTGCGCTTTTAGCATTTGATTGTCTGCAACCATTTGACAATGAATATCATACTTGAATTTTAACACAAAAGCACTTGAAGATGCCGCAACAGGTTCAGCTTCTGCCAAAAGAGCGGATTGAGACTTTTGCATTTGATTTAATGCTTGCGCCCATACAGCTTTTAAACTTTGCACATCTTGCTTTGTCGCATCCTTAAGCACTTCTTGAATACGACCAGTAGGCGCTTTGTAGCCGTTTGCACTTTTTGCGCGAGGACGTTGTTCTTTTGCAGCTTGACCAGCTTGTGATGGTGCACCACTTTGTAATTGCGCTGACAATTGTTGTACCATCTGCTCTAGTGCGACTATTTTTTGCGCAAGCTCTGGACTCATTGCCGTTTCGCTTGATGTAACGTTGTGATTTACAACCCCACCTGAAAACTGCGTCATTTTCAGCAATGCCGTTTCCAAATAAATTTTTGTATGATGAGAGAAACGCATTTCTTGTTGCGTTTTCGCTAAAATATCAATGTATCCATAGAGCATATCTGGAGCAAAATCATGCGCCAGAGCAAACACACGCTCTTCTGGTGATACTAACTCTAATAGTTCAGCTAGATTTTCACTCGTTTGCAAAAGAAGTAAATCACGGAAAAATGTAATTAAGTCCTCCGACAGGCGCAATGGGTCTTTTCCATCTGCAATTAGCTGTTCTAAAAGCGCTAGCATTTGTGCTACATCTTTCACCTTTAAAGCTTCTGCTAAATCATAGAAAACATCTTGACTGATTGAGCCAGTAACTAGCAGCGCATCTTCAAGTTTCAGCATTTCACCGCTGAACGATACAACTTGATCTAACAAACTCAATGCATCACGCATACCACCTGCTGCTGATTGCGCAATTACTTTGAGTCCTTGTTCTTCAAACGGTAGCTCAATGTCTTCTAATACAACCTTCATGCGCTCAATAATATCGTTCGTTGAAAGTCGTTTAAAATCGAAACGTTGGCAACGAGAAATAATCGTCGCTGGTAATTTATGAGGTTCTGTAGTTGCTAAAATAAATACAGCATGTGGTGGTGGTTCTTCTAATGTTTTTAACAGCGCATTGAAGGCACTTGTAGACAGCATATGCACTTCGTCAATGATATACACTTTAAACCTGCTACTTGCAGGTGCAAAACGGACTTTTTCAATAATGTCACGTATTTCTTCTACACGTGAATTAGAAGCTGCATCAAATTCAATTACGTCTGGATGTGAACCATCAGTAATGCTTATACAAGTTGCACACTCATTACATGGTTCGCTTGCTGGAGCATGCTCACAGTTTAAAGCCTTGGCAAAAATTTTGGCTGTACTTGTTTTCCCTGTTCCACGAGGCCCTGAAAACAAATATGCATGAGTTGTTTTATTCGCTAGGAGAGCATTTTGCAGCGTTCTTTTGACATGTGCTTGACCTGACATTTCTCGGAATGATTGTGGTCTATACACACGATAAAATGCTTGATACGTCAATAATTTCCTCTCCCCTTCTTTTTAAATATGATTAAAACCATTATAGCATCGGCTACGTTGTTAATAAAACAGTGGCCTTTATTAGAATATAAAAAAACGCATTCGCCTATAATAGACGAATGCGTTCGAATTGGCAATTTAATGCCGTGCACCTTTCTTCGACAGCCGCACATAAGCGTTACTCTTGTCGTTAGCTCAGATTAGGCAACCCCGCGGCACATGAATAAGACCACTTAATGCTGCTTCCTTCCGGACCTGACATGGTTCATGGGTATCCATTGCGCAGGACCCAATCGTCAACACTACGTGCAAAAGGCAGACCAAACAATACGGACAGCCTCGAAAAAGGAATTCAGTCTCGCTAGAGCGGATTGCGAGTTACAGGACACCGCTACCTTCCCACCTAGCACGGCAATAACTAGTATACTTTCAGTTTTCATAAATTGCAACGAATTGCACAAATTATTTATATTCGTTATTACAAAATAATAAGAAGAAATATAAACAAAATTATTTTTTAAAAAAAGATGTTGACGTGAAAATCAAAACATGATAAATTAGTTCTTGTCGATAAGACAACACAGCAATATAGTATGGAGGTATACCCAAGTCTGGCTGAAGGGATCGGTCTTGAAAACCGACAGGCGGGTAACACCGCGCGGGGGTTCGAATCCCTCTACCTCCTCCATTTTTAAAATACCGACTACATAATGTAGCCGTTTTTTTTTGCTCAAAATTGTATGTCATACTTATTAAATACCACTTCCTTTTAGGTTGTGGTATTTTTTTATTAGCTATTTTGCTTCTACTAAAAATTTAGGGAGGATATAAAATATGTACTCAAAGGTTTTTTTATCTCGTACTTCCCTCACATGGATTTTATTAATTGCCATATTAACTGCTCTCGGTAGTGAAATTAAAATTATCCCATTCGCTAATACGTCTTTTCGATTTGGCTTAGGAACGATTATTTTCTTTTTATGCACATTACTTAAACCAACACCTATTATTTTTGCTGGCGTCGCAACAAGTATTGTAACAACTGCATTACGAACGGCTATTAGTTTCTATACACAAAACATATCCATATTAGAAGGTATCTATATTCATTTACCTGCAGCTACATTTTATTTATTATTTGCAATATGTCTGCAATATTTAAATATTCATCAATATCGCGAAAAGCCACTTAAGTTAGGGTTACTTGTTGCCCTAAGTGAGGTCATTAGCAATTTAGCAGAACAGTTGCTACGTTTCTTTGTACAATCTTATACAATTTTATTCATTCATGACTTACTGATTTTATTCGCTGTTGCCTTGTTACGAAGCTTTTTTGTTGTCGGAATTTATAGCTCTATTTTAATTGCTGAGCAAAAAAAGCGTGTACAAGAAATACTAACGATTGGCTCAGACTTATATGTAGAGACACTTTATTTAAAAAAGTCTATGAATCATATTGAGGCAATTACCGCCAATGGATTTGATTTATATCGCCAATTAAAAGCTCAAGGCAATCGCTCTGAAAGTTTACAGGCGCTTCATATTGCCCAGGAAATTCATGAGGTTAAAAAAGATTCCCAACGTATTTATGCAGGGATATCTAAAATCGTCGGCGATAAGAGCTTTGGTTCATTACGATTATCAGAATTATTACATTATATAGAAGACGGTAATAGTAAATATAGTGAATTACTCGGTAAAGAAATTCAATTTAACATTACTTTAAAGACCGATTTTGTAACGAATGAGC
Proteins encoded in this region:
- the dnaX gene encoding DNA polymerase III subunit gamma/tau, which gives rise to MTYQAFYRVYRPQSFREMSGQAHVKRTLQNALLANKTTHAYLFSGPRGTGKTSTAKIFAKALNCEHAPASEPCNECATCISITDGSHPDVIEFDAASNSRVEEIRDIIEKVRFAPASSRFKVYIIDEVHMLSTSAFNALLKTLEEPPPHAVFILATTEPHKLPATIISRCQRFDFKRLSTNDIIERMKVVLEDIELPFEEQGLKVIAQSAAGGMRDALSLLDQVVSFSGEMLKLEDALLVTGSISQDVFYDLAEALKVKDVAQMLALLEQLIADGKDPLRLSEDLITFFRDLLLLQTSENLAELLELVSPEERVFALAHDFAPDMLYGYIDILAKTQQEMRFSHHTKIYLETALLKMTQFSGGVVNHNVTSSETAMSPELAQKIVALEQMVQQLSAQLQSGAPSQAGQAAKEQRPRAKSANGYKAPTGRIQEVLKDATKQDVQSLKAVWAQALNQMQKSQSALLAEAEPVAASSSAFVLKFKYDIHCQMVADNQMLKAQFTQLIAAQTGTMYEMLCTPEETWLKLREEFIRDHGLQQKKAQSVNDDPNVELLEPPPAEMSEEPFIDDAQPLASQDPLVTEAEKLFGKDFIEIVED
- a CDS encoding ATP-binding protein; the encoded protein is MYSKVFLSRTSLTWILLIAILTALGSEIKIIPFANTSFRFGLGTIIFFLCTLLKPTPIIFAGVATSIVTTALRTAISFYTQNISILEGIYIHLPAATFYLLFAICLQYLNIHQYREKPLKLGLLVALSEVISNLAEQLLRFFVQSYTILFIHDLLILFAVALLRSFFVVGIYSSILIAEQKKRVQEILTIGSDLYVETLYLKKSMNHIEAITANGFDLYRQLKAQGNRSESLQALHIAQEIHEVKKDSQRIYAGISKIVGDKSFGSLRLSELLHYIEDGNSKYSELLGKEIQFNITLKTDFVTNEHIALLALLNNLTANAIEAIEGQGVISIDIQQQEVDTVITVSDDGKGISESDLSIIFEPGYTTKYNVEGVAATGIGLSHVAELISKLNGSISVESNNFKTVFKIIIPTQTIQTGET